In Archangium violaceum, the following are encoded in one genomic region:
- the gspC gene encoding type II secretion system protein GspC, giving the protein MAPHLLNPEQAFSGRVMELFFRKYFWTVNLVFILLVALLAARTVNLFVESALTPLPSGQVSAPQKAKPLEMLASLDLKRVSDLTGVAVPEPDPIVSEPVTPVVDPDAAPVKSGLRVKLLGTLVASDKLWSVASVQDMNNQRSTTYMVGDRIQGAEVIDIERERVIILNNGRKEFIDGQPGDGAAPVAAYTPPVTTPVQPPPGNGMGNGIKALSENDYEVPRTEIDRTLANLNDVAMQARIVPAFKDGQAQGFKLFSIRPDSIYSKIGVQNGDVIKRINGFELNSPEKALEVYTKLKEASRIEIELERNGSSIRKNYTIR; this is encoded by the coding sequence ATGGCACCCCACTTGCTCAATCCCGAGCAGGCCTTTTCTGGACGCGTGATGGAACTCTTCTTCCGCAAGTACTTCTGGACCGTGAACCTGGTCTTCATCCTGCTCGTCGCACTGCTGGCGGCGCGCACGGTGAACCTGTTCGTGGAGTCCGCCCTCACCCCGCTGCCGTCGGGCCAGGTGTCGGCGCCGCAGAAGGCGAAGCCCCTGGAGATGTTGGCGTCGCTGGATCTCAAGCGCGTGTCGGACCTGACCGGCGTGGCCGTGCCCGAGCCCGACCCCATCGTCAGCGAGCCCGTCACCCCCGTGGTGGATCCCGACGCCGCGCCGGTGAAGAGCGGCCTGAGGGTGAAGCTGCTGGGCACCCTGGTGGCCAGCGACAAGCTGTGGTCGGTGGCCTCGGTGCAGGACATGAACAACCAGCGCTCCACCACGTACATGGTGGGTGACCGCATCCAGGGCGCCGAGGTGATCGACATCGAGCGCGAGCGCGTCATCATCCTCAACAATGGCCGCAAGGAGTTCATCGACGGCCAGCCCGGGGATGGCGCCGCGCCCGTGGCCGCCTACACCCCGCCCGTCACCACGCCCGTGCAGCCGCCGCCCGGCAACGGCATGGGCAACGGCATCAAGGCCCTCAGCGAGAACGACTACGAGGTGCCTCGCACGGAGATCGACCGCACCCTGGCCAACCTCAACGACGTGGCCATGCAGGCGCGCATCGTGCCGGCCTTCAAGGACGGCCAGGCGCAGGGCTTCAAGCTCTTCTCCATCCGCCCGGACTCCATCTACTCGAAGATCGGCGTCCAGAACGGCGACGTCATCAAGCGCATCAACGGCTTCGAGCTCAACAGCCCGGAGAAGGCCCTCGAGGTCTACACCAAGCTGAAGGAAGCCTCGCGGATCGAGATCGAGCTGGAGCGCAATGGCTCGAGCATCCGCAAGAACTACACCATCCGCTAA